The Micromonospora violae DNA segment GGTCGTCGGTGAGGTCCGTGAGATCGAGGAGCTCACCGGCTTCAAGAAGCCGATCCGGTTCTGCCGGGTCGACGTGGGTGCCGCCAACGGCACCGGCGAACCGCAGGAGATCGTCTGCGGGGCGCGCAACTTCGCCGTCGGTGACCGGGTGGTGGTGATCCTGCCCGGTGGCGTCCTGCCCGGCGGCTTCGCCATCGGCGCGCGCAAGACGTACGGGCACAACTCGGCGGGCATGATCTGCTCGGCGAAGGAGCTGGGCCTGGGCGACGACCACTCCGGCATCATCGTGCTGGGGTCGGACGTGACCGCGAAGCCGGGCGACGACGCACGCCCGGTGGTCGGCCTCGACGACGTCGTGCTCGACCTGGAGATCACCCCCGACCGGGGGTACGCGCTGAGCATGCGCGGCCTGGCCCGGGAGCTGTCACACGCGTTCGACGTGCCGCTGCGCGACCCGGCCCTGGTGCCGGCGCCGGGCGGCACCGAGACGCCGGCGTACCCGGTGGAGGTCCGTGACCCGGTCGGCTGCGACCGGTTCACCGCCCGCCTGGTCCGTGGCGTCGACCCGACCGCGCCCACGCCGTCCTGGATGCAGCAGCGGCTCGTCACCGCCGGCATCCGCAGCATCTCGCTGCCGGTCGACATCACCAACTACGTGATGCTGGAGCTGGGTCAGCCGATGCACGCCTTCGACGCCGACCGGATCGCCGGGCCGCTGGTGGTCCGTCGCGCCGAGGCGGGGGAGAAGCTGACCACCCTCGACGGGGTCAGCCGGGTGCTCACCGCCGACGACATGGTCATCTGCGACGACACTGGGCCGATCTCCCTCGCCGCCGTGATGGGCGGCGAGACCAGCGAGGTCGTCGCCGGCACCACCACCGTGCTCTTCGAGGCGGCGCACTGGGACCCGGCGATGGTCGGGCGCACGGCCCGCCGGCACAAGCTGTTCAGCGAGGCCGCGAAGCGCTGGGAGCGGGGCGTCGACCCGGCCGTGGCGCTGGTCGCGCTGGAGCGTGCCGTGCGGCTGCTCACCGAGCACGGCGGGGGTACGCCGAGCGCGGAGATCCTGGACATCGACCACGTCCGCCCGCGTACCCCGATCAGCCTCCCGGCGGACCTGCCGACCCGGCGGGTCGGCGTCGAGTACCCGCCGGCGCGGGTGGTCGACCTGCTGGAGCGGGTCGGCTGCACGGTGGCGCAGGGCGCGGACCGGTTGTCCGAGGACCCGGGTGCGGTCGGTGTCGCCAGCGGCGTCGGGGTGGTGCTGAGCGTCACCCCGCCGACCTGGCGGCCCGACCTGACCGACCCGGCCGACCTGGTCGAGGAGGTGGTCCGCCTCGACGGGTACGACAAAGTGCCGTCGGTGCTGCCGACCGCGCCGCCGGGCCGCGGTCTGACCCCGCGGCAGCGTCGCCGCCGGGCCGTCGCCGACTCGCTGGCCGAGCGCGGGTACGTGGCCGTGCTCGCGCACCCGTTCGTGTCGCCGGAGCTGGCCGACCAGCTCGGCCTGCCGGCCGACGACCCGCGGCGGCCCGCGGTGCGACTGGCCAACCCGCTGTCCGAGGAGGAGCCGCTGCTGCGTACCACGCTGCTCGGTCCGCTGCTCGGCGTCCTCAAGCGCAACCTCGGCCGGGGTCACCGTGACCTCGCCCTGTCCGAGATCGGCGCGGTCTTCCACCCGCGTGTCGGCGCCGGCAGCCCGCCGGCGATGGGCGTGGACCGGCGCCCCACCGACGCGGAGTTCGCGGCCGCCGACGCGGTGGTGCCGGCGCAGCCGGTGCACGTCGCGGTGGTGCTCACCGGCGACCTGGACCCGGCCGGCTGGTGGGGGCCGGGTCGACCGGCCGGCTGGGCCGACGCGATCGAGGCGGGCCGTGACGTGCTGGCCGCCGCCGGGATCCCGGACGAGTGGGTCGAGGTGCGTGCCGCCGAGTACGCCCCGTGGCACCCGGGTCGCTGCGCCGAGCTGCGGGTCAACGGCTCGGTGGTCGGACACGCCGGTGAGCTGCACCCGGTGGTGGTCGCGGCGCTGGAGCTGCCCCGCCGCACCAGCGCGATGGAGCTGAACCTCGACGCGCTGCCGCCTACCCCGGTGCTGCCCGCGCCGACGGTGTCCGGCTTCCCGCCGGCGCTGATCGACGTGGCCCTGGTGGTGGACGAGTCGGTGCCGGCGGAGCAGGTGCGCCGGGCGCTGGAGGCGGGCGCCGGTGAGCTGCTGGAGGACGTGCGGCTGTTCGACGTCTACTCCGGTGCGCAGCTCGGCGAGGGTCGGCGGTCACTGGCGTACAAGCTGACCTTCCGGGCACCGGATCGGACGCTCACCGTCGAGGAGGCGGTCGCCGCACGGGACGCGGCGGTGGCCGTCGCGGCGGAGCGACTCGGCGCGACCCTGCGCGGCGCCTAACCCCCGTTCCCACCCTCGCGATCTTGCAGTTTGTGTTGCCGATCAGCGCCTTTGGTCGGCTACCCGGGCACAGTGAGTGCACGATCGCGAGGGCGGGGCGGGGGCTCTACATCATCATGCAGAGGGCTGTATTAACTTGCAAGAAACAGGTCGCCCTTGTTAGCCTTCGCTGCATAGTCATGCGGAGGTGAGTATGGGGATCCGAGTCGCGGTCGCCGGAGCGAGCGGGTACGCCGGAGGTGAGTTGCTGCGCCTGATCGCCGGGCACCCGGAGTTCGACCTGGTCGCCGCCACCGCGCACAGCCAGGCCGGGCACCGCGTCGACGTGGTGCACCCGCAGCTCACCGGGCTCGACCTGGTGTTCGGCACGACCGATCCGGCCAGCCTGGCCGACGCGGACCTGGTCTTCCTGGCCCTGCCGCACGGCGAGTCGGCGGCCCTCGCGGCCCAACTCCCGGCCGAGGTGCGGATCGTCGACCTGGGTGCCGACCACCGGCTCGCCGACCCGTACGCCTGGGCGCAATACTACGGCGGCACGCACGCCGGGCAGTGGGCCTACGGCCTACCCGAGCTGCCCGGTCAGCGGGAGTTGATCGCCGGCTCCACCCGCGTGGCGAACACCGGCTGCTACGCCGCCGCGATCACCCTGGCGCTCGCGCCGCTGATCGCCGACGGCGCGGCCAGCCCCGCCGACGTGGTGGTGGTCGCCGCCTCCGGCACCTCCGGCGCGGGCCGGGCGGCCAAGCCGCACCTGCTGGCCAGCGAGGTGATGGGCGACCTGTCGCCGTACCGGGTGGGCACCCACCAGCACGTCCCGGAGATCAAGCAGGCCACTGGGGCGACCGGCCTGTCGCTCACCCCGGTCCTGGCGCCGATGCCGCGCGGCATCCTGGCCACCGTCACCGCGGTGCCGGCGCGCGGCGTCGACCCGCAGGACGTGCTGGCGCGGGCGTACGCCGACGCGCCGTTCGTGCACGTGCTGCCGGAGGGGCGCTGGCCGCACACCGCCGCCACCCTGGGCTCCAACTCGTGTCACCTCCAGGCCACTGTCGATGTCGACTCGGGTCGTCTGATCGTGCTCAGCGCGTTGGACAACCTGGGCAAGGGCGCTGCCGGTCAGGCCGTACAGAACGCGAACCTGATGGTTGGCCTGCCGGAGACGACGGGCCTGTCGGTGTGGGGGGTGGCGCCGTGAGCGTCACCACCCCTCGGGGGTTCCGGGCGGCCGGGGTGGTCGCCGGCCTCAAGGCCAGTGGCGGCGCGGACGTCGCCCTGGTGGTCAACGACGGCCCGGACGCCGGGGTGGCCGGTGTCTTCACCACCAACCGGGTCAAGGCCGCGCCGGTGCTCTGGACCCAGCAGGTCGTGCAGGGCGGTGTGGTGCGTGCTGTGGTGCTCAACTCCGGTGGCGCGAACGCCTGCACCGGCCCGGCCGGTTTCCAGGACACGCATGCCACCGCTGAGCACACCGCCGCCGCGCTGACCTCGGTCAGCCCACGGTTGATCGTGGGTGCTGGTGAGGTCGCGGTCTGCTCGACCGGCCTGATCGGTGAGCGGTTGCCGATGCCGAAGCTGCTGCCGGGCGTCGGCGCGGCGGTGCGCGGGCTCTCCCGCGACGGTGGCCCGGCCGCCGCTGAGGCGATCATGACCACGGACACCCGGCCGAAGACCACGGTGGCCCGGGGGAGTGGCTGGACGGTCGGTGGCATGGCCAAGGGTGCGGGGATGCTCGCGCCGGGGATGGCCACCATGCTCTGCGTGCTGACCACCGACGCGGTGGCCGGGCCAGCGATGCTGGACGAGGCGTTGCGGGCGGCCACCCGGGTGACCTTCGACCGGGTCGACTCCGACGGTTGCATGTCCACGAATGACACCGTGCTGCTGCTGGCCAGCGGGGCGAGCGGCATCGAGCCGACGCTGGCCGAGCTGGCCGCTGCCGTGACGGCGGCCTGTCACGACCTGGCCCAGCAGTTGGTCGCCGACGCGGAGGGCGCCACCAAGCAGGTCGCCATCGACGTGGTGGGCGCGGCGGACGAGGACGAGGCGGTCGAGGTGGGTCGTACGGTGGCCCGCAACAACCTGGTCAAGACGGCGCTGTTCGGCAACGACCCCAACTGGGGTCGGATCCTCGCCGCCGTCGGCACGACCGCCGCCGCGTTCGAGCCGGACGAGGTGGACGTGGCGGTCAACGGGGTGTGGGTGTGCCGGGGCGGCGCCGCCGCCGAGGACCGCTCGAAGGTCGACCTGACCGGTCGGGACGTGACCATCCGGATCGACCTGCACGCGGGCACGTCGGCCGCCACGATCTGGACCAACGATCTGTCCCATGCGTACGTCCACGAGAATTCGGCGTATTCAACATGAGTCTCAGTAGCGACTTGGCTCGCGCCCAGGTCAAGGCGGAGACGCTGATCGAGGCGCTGCCCTGGCTGGCACGTTTCTCCGGCTCGACGGTGGTGGTCAAGTACGGCGGTAACGCGATGACCGATCCGCAGTTGCAGCGGGCGTTCGCGGCCGACATGGTCTTCCTGCGCTATGCCGGTCTGAAGCCGGTGGTGGTGCACGGGGGCGGTCCGCAGATCTCCGCCATGCTGGGTCGTCTCGGCATCGCCAGCGAGTTCCGGGGTGGCCTGCGGGTGACCACCGCCGAGGCGATGGACGTGGTCCGGATGGTGCTGGTCGGTCAGGTGGGCCGGGAGTTGGTCGGGCTGATCAACTCGCATGGTCCGTACGCTGTCGGTCTCTCCGGTGAGGATGCCCGGTTGTTCACCGCGGTGCGTCGTCCGGCGTACGTGGACGGGGCGCCGGTCGATGTCGGTCAGGTCGGGGACGTGGAGTCGGTGGATGTGTCCGCGGTGACCGACCTGATCGAGGCCGGTCGGATTCCGGTGATCTCGACGGTGGCGCCGGACGTGGAGGGGGTGTTGCACAACCTCAACGCGGACACCGCCGCCGCGGCGTTGGCCATCGCGTTGCGGGCCCGCAAGCTCGTGGTGCTCACCGACGTGGCCGGTCTGTACGCCGACTGGCCGGACACGAGCAGCCTGGTCTCGGAGATCGACGCGGACGATCTGGCCAAGCTGCTGCCCAGCCTGGAGTCGGGGATGGTGCCGAAGATGGAGGCCTGCCTGCGGGCGGTGCGTGGGGGAGTGCCGGCCGCGCACGTCGTCGACGGCCGGGTGGCGCACTCGACGTTGCTTGAGGTGTTCACCTCGGAAGGGTTCGGAACGATGGTGGTGCCGGGAGACGGGACGGACGCGACATGAGCACGTTGGCGCAGCGGTGGAAGCAGTCCATGATGGACAACTACGGCACGCCGCCGTTGGCGTTGGTCTCCGGCGCGGGTGCCGTGGTGGTCGACGACGCCGGCCGGGAATACCTGGACCTGGTGGGCGGCATCGCGGTCAACGCCCTCGGGCACGCCCATCCGGCGGTGGTGGCGGCGGTGTCGAAGCAGGTCGCGACCCTGGGGCACGTCTCCAACCTCTATGTGGCCGAGCCGCCGGTCGCCCTCGCCGAGCTGTTGTTGGCGCTCGCTGGCCGTCCCGGTCGGGTCTTCTTCGCCAACTCGGGTGCGGAGGCGAACGAGGCGGCGTTCAAACTTTCCCGGCGCACCGGGCGCACCCACGTGGTGGCCACCCGGGGTGGTTTCCACGGCCGCACCATGGGCGCTCTCGCGTTGACCGGCCAACCGGCGAAGGCCGATCCGTTCCGGCCACTGCCGGGTGAGGTGACCCACGTCGACTACGGCGACGTGGCTGCCCTGGAGGAGGCGGTCTCCGACGCCACCGCCATGGTGATCCTGGAACCCGTGCAGGGCGAGAACGGCGTCGTCGTCCCGCCGGCCGGCTACCTCGCGGCGGCCCGGCGGATCACCGCCCGGCACGGCGCGTTGCTGGTCCTCGACGAGGTGCAGACCGGCGTCGGGCGTACCGGGCACTGGTTCGCGCACCAGGCCGAGGGTGTGGAGCCGGACGTGGTCACCCTGGCCAAGGGGCTGGGCGGTGGGCTGCCCATCGGCGCCACGCTGGCTTTCGGTCCCGCCGCCGACCTGCTCACCCCCGGCTCGCACGGCACCACCTTCGGCGGCAACCCGATCAGCTGCGCGGCGGCGCTCGCCGTGGTGGCGACCATCGCGAACGAAGGCCTGCTTGACAACGTCAAGCGGGTCGGTGAGCGGCTGCGTCGCGGCATCGAGGCGCTGGGTCACCCGCTGGTCGCCGAGGTGCGCGGCACCGGTCTGCTGCTGGGCGTGGCGCTCACCGCGCCGGTTTCGTCGGTGCTGGCCGAGGCGCTGCGGGAAGCCGGCTTCCTGGTCAACCCGGTGCAGCCGGGCTTGGTGCGGCTGGCTCCGCCGCTGATCCTCACCGCCGCCCAGGCGGACACCTTCCTGGCGGCGCTGCCTGCCGCACTGGACGCGACCGCCCCGGCCGCCGCCGGAACCGACGCAGATCTTGGAGGGAAAGCGCCCCTCCAGGGGCCGAAATCTTCCAAGATCTCGACGCCGACACCCACGACCACGACGGGGACGACTCGATGACTCGGCACTTCCTCCGCGACGACGACCTCTCGCCCGCAGAACAGTCCGCGGTTCTCGACCTGGCTGCGCGGATGAAGGCGGACCGGTTCGGCCACCGGCCGCTGGTCGGCCCCCGCTCGGTGGCGGTGCTCTTCGACAAGCAGAGCCTGCGGACCAGGATCTCGTTCGACGCCGGGATCGCCGAGTTGGGCGGGCACCCTCTCGTGGTGGACACCCAGGTCACCCACTTCGGTCGGGGTGAGTCCCTCGCGGACGCCGGGCGCGTGCTGTCCCGTTACGTCGCGGCGATCGTGCTGCGGACCCACGGGGACGAGCGGATCGCCGAGGTGGCGGCGGGTGCCAGCGTGCCGGTGATCAACGCGCTCACCGACGGTTTCCACCCGTGTCAGCTGCTGGCCGATCTGCTCACCATCCGGGAGCGGTGCGGTGGCACGGCCGGCCGTACCCTGGCGTACGTGGGAGATGGCGCGAACAACATGGCGCAGTCGTACCTGCTGGCCGGGGCGATGGCCGGGATGCATGTCCGCATCGGCGGCCCGGCCGGGTTCGCACCGGACGCGGCGGTGGTGCAACGGGCGGCGCAGATCGCGGCGGACACCGGCGGGTCGGTGCGGGTGGTGATCGATCCGGCCCAGGCGGTCCGCGACGCCGACGTGCTGGCCACCGACACCTGGACGTCGATGGGGCAGGAGTCCGACGGGTTGGACCGGATCACCCCGTTCCTGCCGTACCAGGTCAACAAGGAGTTGCTCGGCCAGGCCGCACCGGATGCGATCGTGCTGCACTGCCTGCCCGCCCACCGCGGCGAGGAGATCACCGACGAGGTGCTCGACGGCCCGCAGAGCGCGGTCTTCGACCAGGCGGAGAACCGGCTGCACGCCCAGAAGGCGTTGCTGACGTTCCTGCTGGACCCCACGACGGCGGGGGCCGCGACCGACGAGCCAGCGACCGACGACACCGCGACCGACGACACCGCCATCGGGCTGCGACGATGACCGCGCCGCTGACTCGCGCGGCCCGGCACGCCCGGATCGTGGAGCTGATCCGCGACCGGGCGATCCGGTCGCAGACCGAGTTGGCCGACCTGCTCGCCGCCGACGGCGTGGGCGTCACCCAGGCCACCCTCTCGCGGGACCTGGAGGAGTTGGGCGCGGTGAAGGTGCGCGGCGGCGATGGTCCGGCCGTCTACCTGATCCCCGAGGACGGCCAGCGACCGTTGCGCGACGCGGAGGCCGCGCCGGCCCGGCTGGTGCGGCTGCTGCGCGAACTGCTCAACGGGGTCGACTCCAGCGGCAACATCGCGGTGCTGCGGACCCCGCCGGGGGCGGCCCAGTATCTGGCCAGCGCGTTGGACCGGGCGGGCCTGCCCGAGGTCGTCGGCACCATCGCCGGTGACGACACCATCCTCGTCGTGGCCCGTGAGGCCGTCGGCGGGGCCGCGCTCGGCGACAAGCTCGCCGGCTGGGCCCGCCGGGAGGACACCGTCGACGGGAGTGCCGCGTCATGACGCGGCGGAGTGTGAAGAGTGACCGGGCACGGCGAGTGAGCCCCGCAGTCGCGGGCGAAAGGCAACCAGAGCAATGATGGGCGACGTGGACGACAAGAGCCTGACCGAGAACAGCGCCGCCACCAACCGGACGAGCCTCTGGGGTGGCCGGTTCGCGGGCGGCCCCGCCGAGGCGCTCGCCCGACTGTCGGTGAGCGTGCAGTTCGACTGGCGCCTGGCCCCGTACGACATCGCCGGTTCCCGGGCGCACGCCCGGGTCCTGGCCGGCGCCGGTCTGCTCGACCCGGAGGAGCTGGGTCGGATGCTGGCCGCGCTGGACGACCTGGAGGCTGCCTGCGCCTCCGGGTCGTTCCGCCCCACCATCGACGACGAGGACGTGCACACCGCGCTGGAGCGTGGTCTGCTGGAGCGCCTCGGCAGCCTCGGTGGCAAGCTGCGCGCCGGCCGGTCCCGCAACGACCAGGTCGCCACCGACCTGCGGCTCTACCTGCGCGACCACGCCCGAGGTGTGGCCAGTCGCCTGGTGGAGTTGGCGGAGGCGCTGGTCGAGCAGGCCGAGCGGCACATCGACACCGCCGCGCCGGGCATGACGCACCTTCAGCACGCCCAGCCGGTCACCTTCGGGCACTGGCTGCTCGCCCACGTGCAGCCGCTGCTGCGGGATCTGGAGCGGCTGCGCGACTGGGACCACCGGGCGGCGATCAGCCCGCTCGGCGCGGGTGCCCTGGCCGGCTCCGGGTTGCCGCTGGACCCGGTGGCCGTGGCCAAGGAGCTGGGCTTCCGTACGTCGTTCGCCAACTCGATGGACGCCGTGGCCGACCGGGACTTCGTGGCCGAGTTCCTCTTCACCACCGCCATGATCGGGGTGCACCTGTCCCGGCTCGGTGAGGAGGTCGTGCTCTGGACCTCGCACGAGTTCGGCTGGGTGGAGCTGGACGACTCGTTCGCCACCGGCTCGTCGATCATGCCGCAGAAGAAGAACGCGGACATCGCCGAGTTGGCCCGGGGCAAGTCCGGGCGGCTGGTCGGTGGCCTGATGACCGTGCTGACCATGCTCAAGGGTCTGCCGATGACCTACGACCGGGACATGCAGGAGGACAAGGAGCCGGCCTTCGACGCGGTCGACACCCTGGAGCTGCTGCTTCCGGCCCTGGCGGGAATGATCTCCACGATGACGGTCCGGGTGGACCGCCTCGTCGCCGCCACCCCGGTCGGCTTCTCCCTCGCCACCGAGGTCGCGGACTGGCTGGTCCGCCGCAACGTGCCGTTCCGC contains these protein-coding regions:
- a CDS encoding acetylornithine transaminase, yielding MSTLAQRWKQSMMDNYGTPPLALVSGAGAVVVDDAGREYLDLVGGIAVNALGHAHPAVVAAVSKQVATLGHVSNLYVAEPPVALAELLLALAGRPGRVFFANSGAEANEAAFKLSRRTGRTHVVATRGGFHGRTMGALALTGQPAKADPFRPLPGEVTHVDYGDVAALEEAVSDATAMVILEPVQGENGVVVPPAGYLAAARRITARHGALLVLDEVQTGVGRTGHWFAHQAEGVEPDVVTLAKGLGGGLPIGATLAFGPAADLLTPGSHGTTFGGNPISCAAALAVVATIANEGLLDNVKRVGERLRRGIEALGHPLVAEVRGTGLLLGVALTAPVSSVLAEALREAGFLVNPVQPGLVRLAPPLILTAAQADTFLAALPAALDATAPAAAGTDADLGGKAPLQGPKSSKISTPTPTTTTGTTR
- the argF gene encoding ornithine carbamoyltransferase, with the protein product MTRHFLRDDDLSPAEQSAVLDLAARMKADRFGHRPLVGPRSVAVLFDKQSLRTRISFDAGIAELGGHPLVVDTQVTHFGRGESLADAGRVLSRYVAAIVLRTHGDERIAEVAAGASVPVINALTDGFHPCQLLADLLTIRERCGGTAGRTLAYVGDGANNMAQSYLLAGAMAGMHVRIGGPAGFAPDAAVVQRAAQIAADTGGSVRVVIDPAQAVRDADVLATDTWTSMGQESDGLDRITPFLPYQVNKELLGQAAPDAIVLHCLPAHRGEEITDEVLDGPQSAVFDQAENRLHAQKALLTFLLDPTTAGAATDEPATDDTATDDTAIGLRR
- the pheT gene encoding phenylalanine--tRNA ligase subunit beta, whose translation is MRVSVSWLREYVDLPADLPTGDLEQALVDLGIEVESVVDLAETVTGQLVVGEVREIEELTGFKKPIRFCRVDVGAANGTGEPQEIVCGARNFAVGDRVVVILPGGVLPGGFAIGARKTYGHNSAGMICSAKELGLGDDHSGIIVLGSDVTAKPGDDARPVVGLDDVVLDLEITPDRGYALSMRGLARELSHAFDVPLRDPALVPAPGGTETPAYPVEVRDPVGCDRFTARLVRGVDPTAPTPSWMQQRLVTAGIRSISLPVDITNYVMLELGQPMHAFDADRIAGPLVVRRAEAGEKLTTLDGVSRVLTADDMVICDDTGPISLAAVMGGETSEVVAGTTTVLFEAAHWDPAMVGRTARRHKLFSEAAKRWERGVDPAVALVALERAVRLLTEHGGGTPSAEILDIDHVRPRTPISLPADLPTRRVGVEYPPARVVDLLERVGCTVAQGADRLSEDPGAVGVASGVGVVLSVTPPTWRPDLTDPADLVEEVVRLDGYDKVPSVLPTAPPGRGLTPRQRRRRAVADSLAERGYVAVLAHPFVSPELADQLGLPADDPRRPAVRLANPLSEEEPLLRTTLLGPLLGVLKRNLGRGHRDLALSEIGAVFHPRVGAGSPPAMGVDRRPTDAEFAAADAVVPAQPVHVAVVLTGDLDPAGWWGPGRPAGWADAIEAGRDVLAAAGIPDEWVEVRAAEYAPWHPGRCAELRVNGSVVGHAGELHPVVVAALELPRRTSAMELNLDALPPTPVLPAPTVSGFPPALIDVALVVDESVPAEQVRRALEAGAGELLEDVRLFDVYSGAQLGEGRRSLAYKLTFRAPDRTLTVEEAVAARDAAVAVAAERLGATLRGA
- the argB gene encoding acetylglutamate kinase, which encodes MSLSSDLARAQVKAETLIEALPWLARFSGSTVVVKYGGNAMTDPQLQRAFAADMVFLRYAGLKPVVVHGGGPQISAMLGRLGIASEFRGGLRVTTAEAMDVVRMVLVGQVGRELVGLINSHGPYAVGLSGEDARLFTAVRRPAYVDGAPVDVGQVGDVESVDVSAVTDLIEAGRIPVISTVAPDVEGVLHNLNADTAAAALAIALRARKLVVLTDVAGLYADWPDTSSLVSEIDADDLAKLLPSLESGMVPKMEACLRAVRGGVPAAHVVDGRVAHSTLLEVFTSEGFGTMVVPGDGTDAT
- the argH gene encoding argininosuccinate lyase, translated to MGDVDDKSLTENSAATNRTSLWGGRFAGGPAEALARLSVSVQFDWRLAPYDIAGSRAHARVLAGAGLLDPEELGRMLAALDDLEAACASGSFRPTIDDEDVHTALERGLLERLGSLGGKLRAGRSRNDQVATDLRLYLRDHARGVASRLVELAEALVEQAERHIDTAAPGMTHLQHAQPVTFGHWLLAHVQPLLRDLERLRDWDHRAAISPLGAGALAGSGLPLDPVAVAKELGFRTSFANSMDAVADRDFVAEFLFTTAMIGVHLSRLGEEVVLWTSHEFGWVELDDSFATGSSIMPQKKNADIAELARGKSGRLVGGLMTVLTMLKGLPMTYDRDMQEDKEPAFDAVDTLELLLPALAGMISTMTVRVDRLVAATPVGFSLATEVADWLVRRNVPFRDAHEITGQLVALCAARECELEDVSDEDLAAVSKHLDPSVRDVLSVRSALAARTTPGSTGPGPVADQLADAADRLATWREWATERVVPR
- the argC gene encoding N-acetyl-gamma-glutamyl-phosphate reductase is translated as MGIRVAVAGASGYAGGELLRLIAGHPEFDLVAATAHSQAGHRVDVVHPQLTGLDLVFGTTDPASLADADLVFLALPHGESAALAAQLPAEVRIVDLGADHRLADPYAWAQYYGGTHAGQWAYGLPELPGQRELIAGSTRVANTGCYAAAITLALAPLIADGAASPADVVVVAASGTSGAGRAAKPHLLASEVMGDLSPYRVGTHQHVPEIKQATGATGLSLTPVLAPMPRGILATVTAVPARGVDPQDVLARAYADAPFVHVLPEGRWPHTAATLGSNSCHLQATVDVDSGRLIVLSALDNLGKGAAGQAVQNANLMVGLPETTGLSVWGVAP
- a CDS encoding arginine repressor, with protein sequence MTAPLTRAARHARIVELIRDRAIRSQTELADLLAADGVGVTQATLSRDLEELGAVKVRGGDGPAVYLIPEDGQRPLRDAEAAPARLVRLLRELLNGVDSSGNIAVLRTPPGAAQYLASALDRAGLPEVVGTIAGDDTILVVAREAVGGAALGDKLAGWARREDTVDGSAAS
- the argJ gene encoding bifunctional glutamate N-acetyltransferase/amino-acid acetyltransferase ArgJ, with translation MSVTTPRGFRAAGVVAGLKASGGADVALVVNDGPDAGVAGVFTTNRVKAAPVLWTQQVVQGGVVRAVVLNSGGANACTGPAGFQDTHATAEHTAAALTSVSPRLIVGAGEVAVCSTGLIGERLPMPKLLPGVGAAVRGLSRDGGPAAAEAIMTTDTRPKTTVARGSGWTVGGMAKGAGMLAPGMATMLCVLTTDAVAGPAMLDEALRAATRVTFDRVDSDGCMSTNDTVLLLASGASGIEPTLAELAAAVTAACHDLAQQLVADAEGATKQVAIDVVGAADEDEAVEVGRTVARNNLVKTALFGNDPNWGRILAAVGTTAAAFEPDEVDVAVNGVWVCRGGAAAEDRSKVDLTGRDVTIRIDLHAGTSAATIWTNDLSHAYVHENSAYST